The Panicum hallii strain FIL2 chromosome 5, PHallii_v3.1, whole genome shotgun sequence genome contains the following window.
GACATCTATGGGGGCGTTTGGTTGGCTGCACCAGCCCTCAGCCAGACCCTCCATATGCGACAACAGACGCTTGTTTGGTTGGCGTATCTGTTGGGCCAGACTCTGCGCGTGCAGAAGACCCCCGCGGCTAGGCTCCTCACAAACGCAGAAATCGGTCGTTTCTGCTGGAGGCTCTCGCCGTGTTGGTATTAACCATCTAATAATGTTATTAATGCATTATTAGTACATATTAAGTGATATTATTAACACATTACAATTAATATTAAGGAGTAATGAGATAAACTAAGAGCTATAAGATAATAGTTGTATGTAATAAATGTTATGATGATAATTTTTTGTATACTTTTATCTCATGCCGCGAACCGCATCTCACCGCACGCGCCGCCTCCGAAGAGCACTCACCGcatgccgccgcgccgccgatcACCCCCCGCCTCACAGCGCGGTGTCCgagcgctcgcggaggaagggGGGATGCGGTGGAGGCGCCCAGGAGGGAGGCCAACGGGTGTCGAGCTTGGGTTGGGAGGCCGACAGGGAAGAGGAAGGACGCAGAAGCGGTCGGGAAGGTAGAGAACGGAGGCGACTGGGCAAAGGACAAAGGAGGCTGCTGGGCAGGCAGAGAGCGGCCACAGATGGGCAGAGGCAGTGGAGACGGCTGGGACGAGGGATGCTTCGAGTGTATTTGTTACTAAGTGTTAATTGATCCAATGAAACGATTTTGTTTGGTCAAGCTAGGAATTGATGCAATGGGATGTAGTTTGGTTAATCTATGAATGGATGCAACGATCCAATTTTCTTTGGTTATAACTGGAAGTGATACTGCCGTATTATACAACTTTGCAATGTCGAACACAGATAATTTGTTTGGTCATAACTCATAATACTTGTTCGCTTTTTCTCAATGTAGGTTGCTCCGATGGGCAGTCCAATGGGTAGTTTTCTGGACCCTGTTAGCTAGCACAACCTAGAAAGCGACTCGGAGGAAAGTCAATCTGAAAGTACACAAGTTGAGGAAGATCTGGCACTTTTAGAAGTTATAACGTCCGTGGCACGTAAGAGTAAGAATCTCAATCAGAAAAGACAGAGGACAAGCGCTACTGCAAGTCCAGCCTCGTCGACTCCTGGAAGCGATGAAAGCCATGCCGATGATGAAGGGGAAGGGTTTTCTCACTGCAAAGTCCCATTACGTGGAAACATCGGAAAATATGTGGGCTAAGAAGAAAGAGTTTGAAACCTTCAAAGAGAACAGAAAGCAAGAGCGCCATGATCAGATAATTGCACTGGAGAAGGAAAAAGCTTGAACTAAGGAAGAAAGATCTTGAGTGAAGAAAATGGATTCAAGATAATACAGTGATGAGTACGGACATTAGTGGTATGAATCCGCAACAACAAAAATACTTTTTGAGCTTGCAGGATGAGATCTTCGCCCGACGATTTGGTGCAGGCTCTGGTTGAGTTATTTCTTATGTTCATGTATGAACTATGTGTCGACGTTAGAACTATGCTGTTGTCATATGAACTAATTGTATGAACTATGTGTGGAATATGTTGTTAGTTGCTTGACTATATTAAAGTTGATCAATGGGCTCTCTTTGGGCATGCGAATTGATGAGACAGACGGATCTTTTGTTCATTGTCTACAAATATAGAGGGATATTAGTCTATGCTCGAGGACAGGGTAAAAAAGAGGCCTGTGGATTAATTTGTCTGGACACCAGAAAAAGGATTCAGGAGTGGCCGCAAATCCACATGTCACTGATGAATGATGAGCCTACATGGATGAAATTTACCAGATACAAAATTTCTTCATGCCATGCATGGAATTGTCCTGTATGATATCATGAATTTAGCTGATCTGATTGATGCATGGATGCATGAAGAAGTTTAGCGCCATTTATTTTTCCGTGACATCAGATTATTCTTTTCATTATTTGAGCAGGATAGGACATAAAGGGTTCTGAaagcaaaagtaattttacaaaaCTCCGCAAGACAAAAGGTGCAATCCTCAGAAATTAGTAAGAGAACCGGATACAGTCAGGCACTAAGTTTTGTCAACAAACGAAAATAGCAACTACTTGTTTGTCCGTTTCTCATGTGTACTCCATCTTGAATTGCAGCAGACTTCGTGGGAAGGAGTAATCAAGAAAGCATAAAAAACAATACATTCTCTCAGTATGGTTTCAAGGATGGCTATTAAGCTGTCCAACATTCAGAGCCAATAAGGAATACAGCAAAATGGTCTTTTTGCCCAGACAATTTCTAGTCGACGCAACTTTTAATTCATCCTAATCTCAAAAGAAAGAAGGTTACCCCGATATGTCAATGTCTTAAGGAGCAAAATAAAGGATTTTGGTGTCTTTCTCATCAAGTGATTGCGTTTCAACCACTTAGATTAGAAGTATGGGATCGTCACTTTATCATCAACAGCCTTAGTCCATACGTGGTTGACTAGACACATAGTGCTATATCCATAGGGCAGGGAGATACCATTCTCTTCTAGAAAGGTGATTGGAACCTCATTCCGTTTGCACAAAGTTTCCCCATTCTATAACATAGCTTTTCTTAAGGAAAAAGAAGTTCTTCATAACTTAACTGCACAAAGGATTATTCATATCGAAGAGATTTTGACGTGGCATATCATAGTTCACACTTGTATAGGACATGCTTAGGAGTAAAGcacaaaccgaatctcaatcaGTTTCAACACATAGATCACTTGTGagtcctttttttaaaaaaaagaaaagtgaTAACCAAGTTAAAAATATACAGGGACTCATGCCCAATAGAACACTTCACCCATGCTAAACTTAATAATTAAGTGTTTCATGATCATAAAGCAAAAATGATAGCACACACTATGTGCTACTCCCGTATGCAGTTCTGGTTCCCCAGTTATTGGAGAAATGATGCGGATGttcaacaaaaaaaaagaaaaataaaacaaaaCTCATCAATGATGCGATGTGATGCAATGCTAATACTGGAATGGATTCTGAAAGTTGAGTTTCAGGCCCTGGTTTGTTGATTTGGTCTATGGTCTCAGCAGCTGAACGTTTCTCAGCACGGGCATGTATGATGTATCCATGCCAGATGGCTCAGACTTGCAGAGGAAAATCTGCGCAGTGCAGTGGCATCAGTTCAATTGAGAAGAGTTCTTTGTACATATTTGTGTTCTTCTTTGATCAACATGAGACTATAAGAGCAACCCATGGATGGACAAATCTTCCGCAGCGTAGCATTTGACAGGCATGGCATGCAGGCAAAAATTAACAGCCAGTCAGATATGCATGCCAGCTTTGTTTTGGATTAACACTGTTGTTTTGCAGAGACGCTCATAATAAGAACACGGACCCGATCAATTAGGGAGTGCCGATGGTACGGTGGCTGTGTTTAATTCGGTCACCTCCATGACCCGCGACTCCAAGTCATTCCAGCAGGGAGGTtgctgcagcagcagcgcgAAGGCTGAGGTAGGAAGCATTTTGTTCTGGTCTCCGACAGGGAATTCATCAGTTGAGATGCACAAAAGTTTCAAAATGTTAAATATTAGTTTCAAAATTTTTACAAAATTTTTGGCTAACAGATTCACATCAGTGGCAAACAGAGTCATTAGGCCAACTCAAACTGCCTTTTTGCCTGGAAGATATATAATGGAAGGAATAGTGATCCTGCATAAGTCACTACATGAGATTAAAAGGAAACATCAGAGTTGGATCCTTTTAAAACTAGGTTTTGAAAAAACTTATGACAAAGTTAATTGGAAGTTCCTGCAACAAACTCTAAGGATGAAGGGTTTTTCAGCTCAGTGGTGTAAGTGGATTGATTGCATCGTTAGGGGAGGTAGTGTGGGAGTTAAGATTAATGATGACATAGGGAGCTTTTTCCATAGAAAAAGGATTAAGACAAGGGGATCCCCTGTCACCAGTATTGTTCAACATAGTAGCTGACATGTTATCAGTGCTAGTGTCAAGAGCAAGAGATACTGGTCAATTAAAAGGGGTAGTACCACACTTGATTGATGAGGACTGTCAATTCTTCAGTATGCTTAGAAAATAATTTAGAGCAGGCTAAGAATTTGAAACTGGTATTGTGTGCTTTTGAAGAACTTTCTGGTCTTAAGATCATTTTTTATAAAAGTGAACTTTTTTGCTTGGGAGAAGCTAAGAATTGTGCATCAGAGTATATACAACTGTTTGGGTGCAAAGAGGGAACCTTCCCTTTCAAATATCTTGGAATCCCAATGAGCCATCAAAGGATCACCAGCAAGGATTGGAACCAGATTGAAGAGAGATTTCAAAAGAAATTAAGTAGTTGGAAAGGGAAATTGTTATCAGTAGGAGGGAGACTAGTGCTCATTAACTCTATACTCTCTAGCTTACCAATGTATATGCTCTCCTTTTTCAGAATACCTAAAGGTATTCTTAAAAAACTAGATTATTACAGATCTAGGTTCTTTTGTCAGTGTGACGAGCATAAGAAGAAATATAGATTGGCCAAATGGAGTGTGTTGTGTACCCCAAAATGCTTAGGAGGCATGGGGATAACTAATCTAGATGCCCAGAATATTTGCCTCTTAAGTAAATGGCTAGTTAGCCTCATAAATGAGGATGGAACCTGGCAACAGTTTCTTAAAAGGAAATATTTAAAGAATAAACCTTTATCACATGTGATTAAACAACATGGAGATTCTCAATTTTGGGCTGGCCTAATGGATGTTAAAAGAGTATTTATTGGCTAGAGGGAAGTTTGCTGTCAAAAATGGAGAGCATGTAAGATTTTGGGAAGACTGGTGGGTAGGGCATAAACCTCTCATGAATCAGTTTCCTGATTTGTACAGTATTGCCAGGAGAAGGAAATAGCATCAATTCTGAATAGCACCTCTCTGAACATTTCTTTTAGAGGAGCCTTAGTGGGAGATAAGCTAAGATAGTGGACTAATCTAGTTGCTTTAGTAGTCCATGTGAACTTAGTGGAAGCAGATGACCAATTCGTTTGGAAGGCAAACCAGAGTTCTTCTTTCTCAGTTAAATCAATGTACATGTGCTTAATGCAAGAAAATAGTGTACCTGACAAGTGTGCTGCTTGGAAGTTAAGAGTACCActgaaaattaaaaaaaaattgtGGTACTTGAAAAAAGGTGTGATCCTCACGAAGGATAGCTTGATCAAAAGAAAGTGAAAGGGGGACAGAAAATGCTGTTTTTGCAATGCTGATGAAAACATCCAACATTTTTTTTTGTTAACTGCCATGTAGCAAAGTTTATTTGGCAAGCTATTTTCTTTACTTTTGGCATTGACCCACCTTGCAGTATTGCAAATATGTTGGGATCATGGCTTAAAGGGTTTTCTGTAAAGCTTAGAAAACTTTTGCTAATTGGAGCTTCAGCTATGTGTTGGGCTATTTGATTGAGTTGAAATGATGTTGTGTTCCATTGCTCGTGTCCTGATTCTTACTTGCAGGTAATCTTCAGAGGAACCTACTAGGCAAGGCTTTGGTCGCAGCTATCTGAAGAGGAAGCGATGAAGTTCGTCAAAAACAACTGTCAACGACTGGAGGGGGTGGTCATGGAGCTCTTTACTAGATGGGGCTGGAACTTCAGAAAAAAGATTGAACTGTGACTTTGTTCTATTTGCACCTGGTTCAGACCAACTAGCTTTTCTGTTGGATTTTATTTTCTAGTGCTGCTATGCAGCCTGCGTGCTGTGGTCTTACTTGTTAGCTGTAGTCATCCGCATGTGGATGATCAGGGCCGGAATTTTCCTCAGTCTAAAAAGATCAGTTGAGATGCAAATACGGCTCAGGATACTGATACAATACGAAATGCGAATCAACGAGAGATGTCAAGTGTTCAATTTGGAACAACATACACTACATAACTCGAGCAAATTGCTAGTCTTATAACACGTATAAATAAATGAAGCCAAACCTGCCGTTGACATAATGCAATCCATCAACGCAGAAGTAATCATCAGCTGAAGAGCGAATGGGGACACGACAACAGAAAAAGAATAATTGCTTGGTACAAGATAAAACAAAATCATGCTTATGCTCTGTTCTGGCACAAACGAACAATTCGCCCCTTCGAAGCACAGGAATAATTCAAATAACATTGTAACAAGAATAACTGGAATTTGTCACCCATGCAAAATGAAGATAGGTTCTTACCTGTATCAAATAAACTTGTATAGGTATAGTAAGGATAGATTACATCGTCTGCGGTGCTTTCAGAAAAGGACTGTTGAACTCCATTGACTCAGGTTGGATCGTGAAGACACCAGCATGCATCCACACAAATATGACATTGGTATCCTCATCATACCCTAGTATATTTGGTACTCTCTCCATCCCCGGTCCAAGGAAAAGGAGCTTGTCTAATTCAACAGTTTTCATCAGCACCCATTGCGCTACTCCGTGAGAATCTGCCTTCCTCTCTCATACCTTCATTGCCCCAATTTGATGAAACAGCGAGCCCAAACCCATTGCCTTCTGTACGCAAGATCTGAGAGCACATATTGGCACTGGGCAGCTTGTCAATCACAGTTAGACTCTCTGCCTATCCAAATCAAATTCAAAGATGTTGCCTCCATCTAGGGGCTAGTGAAGTGCATTCCCAATCAGTATGCTCGGACCCAGCCCTTACATCCAACCCACATGTATTGAGACAGAATCGCCCCAAATACAAGATTCCGATTGGTAGAGGTGCACGTGTGCAATTCCCTGGTCCATTTCGACTAAGGGTCTGGTAGGGCTTCAACGCCTGAAGCTCTGCCAACGAGGTGATTTTAGAACGGGTCCATAAAGCTGGAAACGGTTTCCACTGTGGAGGTGAAGCTATAAATCGTGGCTCCACCGATTTTATGAATGGCTTACACCTCAGTGGAGATAAAGCTGGAATTGAAGAAGACATTTTGCTAAACTTTTCTAAAACTGCTTCAGCTCCAACAAAGAAGGCGCTACATTAGATAAACCAGATCCGGAGCTGTTTTTGAAGGAATCACAGCCGTACCAAGTGGGTATCGCTGCAAGTGGCAGGACTCTTCAGCACAGCCCCTGCGTGGATAGCCGTGGTGATTGGCGTATAAAACCGTGTCTACCAGTTAAGCTAATTTGCTGACTTAAGTCTTACGTGGAGCTTCCAGGTCGATATAAGATACATTGGTGATAGAGTTCTGGTAATTTACTATCGAAATCGTAAAGTTAGTTATTGTTTATGGAGAGAGAAGAGTTTTAATATGAGATACGAGTAATCTGCTGGAGATGTTAATCTATATGCATGTCATGGAATAAATTGATGAGATGGTATACATCGAACTTGATGACTACCACTTTACTGTGGTTATACATGATTTTTTTTCTATATAATCGTTGGATGAGCTCCGAAGAAAATTCCAGTTTTTGTATTTAATTCCCAACTCTTCATAAAAGCTTTTGAGCACTTCGTAAAAACTTTGTGAGACTGGAGACGGAGAGCAGAGACGGCCGACGTGCCACGCCCGGATCTCacaagctgctgcgcggcaacGAGTCCCTTCTAATAGCAACTCTTCCACCACATCCGCGCCGCGACCGCGACCCCACCTCCCGGATCTCATCTGCGACGACCTCCCTCCCCTCCCGATCCCGCCTCCGCCCGCGGCGCGCCAcccccaccgccaccgccacccgcACCCCCACCCCTACCGAGGTCTCCcgtctccggcggcggcgaagatgTACGGGTGGGAGATGCTGTCGTTCAACATCCACGACGGGTTCCTGGAGGCCATCGTGCGGGGGAACCGCTCGGGCCTCCTCACCGCCGCCGACTACAACAACCTCTGCCAGTGCGAGACCCTCGACGACATCAAGATGCACCTCACCGCCACCGAGTACGGGCCCTACCTCCAGAACGGTGAGATCCTCCTCCGGCCTCCTTTCGCCTCCGGTTCGGGTGGGGAGCTGCCGGTGCCATGTGCTCCTTCTCGATCCGAATCCACGCTGGTAATGCTAGGGCGCCGCGATTCGTGATCTGGCCCGTGCGAATTGCGATCCCGGTTGGGGATTCCGGGTGGCCCTACTAGCAGGGCCCGTTCTTGAGCTAGAACCCCGCGCATTGCTGTGCCCTTCTATTCTTCATTTGCGGATCTCGGAAGGGAAGCTCGTCAGTCCAGATCGCTTGCTAGTTATCTGAATTTTTGACTACTCGCATAAGCACACCAGGTCCTGTAAGTTTGTGGATTCTGGTTATGTATTATGCCATATCCAAGCCCTCACAATTCCGTATTGATATGTTTTATTCATGTGAGCATCTGAAGTTCACAAAAAGTCCTGTAGGTTAGCTTAGACCTGCTGTGATGCCTGTAAATCACTATTTAACCTGCATAAAAGAATCCTTTTAGTTGAATTAGGTACATAGGGGATTTATTATCTACAATCCACTTGTTTTTGTGGGCCAACTGCATTGGCAATAGATTGCTATACTCTTCATCCATTGACACATTCTGACATTCAGTGGATatcattttatagattttccaAATTGCATTTACATTCCTTTCTGTTAACTTATTCTACTGGGCTTCATTTTCACATATAGAGGATGCGGTATGTCGACTATGTAGTTGCTAAGGGACCTTTTAATGTGTCTGTCTCTGTCAAATTGAAGGTTAACATATAGATTCTCTTATATCTGCCATGGTTATGCCATGCCTAATTTTCGTTGCTGTACTAGCCTAAGGTATGGTGTACTTAGTCCAATTCTTTCGACAACAATGGTAGGATTCCTGCCTAATCAACAAAGTTTTTGTTGACTCAACTTCACGTTGGCAATTTTGTTCATAATAATATTTGCAGCATATATGCTTGTTCAGTGCATTTTTCTAACTATACTGGGAACTTGCAGAGCCTTCTCCCTTGCACACAACAACAATTGTGGAAAAGTGCACTCTTAAACTGGTTGATGAGTACAAGCACATGCTGTGCCAGGCCACTGAACCACTATCTACATTCTTGCAGTATATAACGTAAGTGGCCAAGTATTGTTTGGGTGCTTCCTTTATATAATTTTCCCCTACACTTGTTCACTTTTCCTGCTCTAGTGCAGTAGTTTGATTCTGACAGGATAATGCGTTTCACAGGTACGGGCATATGATTGATAATGTTGTCCTTATTGTAACCGGGACATTGCATGAGAGAGATGTTAATGAACTGTTGGAGAAATGCCACCCATTGGGCATGTTTGACAGGTATTATTGTTGTTTCTGTCCCTTTTTTCATCGATAGAGATGTGGCAAAACTCAGAATGCTAATAGTTTTGTCTTCTTGCTGATCAATAGCATTGCTTCACTTGCTGTTGCTCAAAATATGCGTGAGCTTTATAGATTGGTTCTGGTCGATACACCCTTGGCCCCATACTTCTCGGAGTGCATTACATCTGAGGTAAAAACTACAGCTAATCATTTGCACGCCAACAAATATAAATGCATCtttgttcctttttttttcataACATCTAAGGATGTCTCGGTATATTTTCTAGGATCTGGATGACATGAATATTGAGATTATGAGGAACACTCTGTACAAAGCATATCTTGAGGATTTTTACAAATTTTGCCAGGTATAGTACTCAAATATGGTGGATTTGATGATGTTTTTTCAACATTCTTAATACTTTGTATTCCTCTTGAtttatttcttttttattttgaaattattattattttttgtaTAGAAACTGGGTGGTGCTACAGCTGAGATCATGTGTGATCTCCTTTCATTTGAAGCCGACAGAAGAGCGGTTAACATTACAATAAACAGGTACAGTGCTGAATTGCATTTCCAACTTTGCATCTTTCAGTTTACATGCACGGTTGCCTTAATACAGTCCTGATTTCTATGTTTTTTGTTTCAGTATTGGGACTGAGTTGACAAGAGATGACCGCAGGAAGCTGTACTCCAACTTTGGTCTATTGTAGGTTTTCTTTGAAAGCAACACAAGCTGCATCTTTTTCAGTATGTGCACGTTTTTCACGTGAGTGTGATATTTTGATGCCCCTAGGTATCCATATGGTCACGAGGAACTGGCTGTCTGTGAAGATGTTGACCAGGTTTATCTCTATCATGCTTCAAATTCAATGCAATCCTTTTTTTACTGTTTAAAGCACATCCTGCTATAGTCTGAACTATTTTAATCCATAAGCAATTTATTTTGTGTTCTTAGTGGTTAAGCCCTACAGTGATTTTGTTAAAAGAGTTCTGTTGGAGTGAAAAGACCAGCGATATTGAACCACTCTGAAGCTTATTGAAACAGAATGTTTTAGACTAAGAGTTCATCCTGAAAATGGAAAACAATGGTGTTCCATGGAATTTTCATGTCAAACTTGCTTTCTGACTACTTAGATCTACAACAAATTAATGACGCTAATATAATACTTTTCTTGTTGGATTTTCTCTATATGCTTAGCTGAAAATATGCAACAACATTGTGCAGAATCTATTCAGATGTACCATATGTGTGTGATCATCGAATGCCAGACTACTATGTCTTTCCTTTTGCATTACCATTCATCAGTTTAACAAAACACATATTAATATATTTATTAATTAACCATCATTTGCTTGCTTTTTaggattttctttttctttttggcaTCATGTTATGAATATCATCCTAGTTTTGATTGTAATTTTACTACTGTGGACTTCTCCACTTGAAAGTTAAAATGTATTTCTAGGGCCTATTTGGATAGGAGGAATTGGGATCCAAATGCTTTAGGGGATATAGTGTATAACATATATACATTGCTTTATGGCAAGTTACACACCTTTGCACCTGCCTCTTGATTTCACGCTCATCTTAGGAGgataaaaaaaaaaatctcagGTGCAGCATGTAGGTCTTTTCTCTCTGAAAACCTGTTGTCTTTGAAGTTGGAATACTTCTGCAGTACACATGCTATGGGGTTGCTCTGTTAATTTGATTGCCATAACACTTTGTTTGCTTGTTAATCATGCAGGTTCGTGGTGCAATGGAGAAGTACCCACCATACCAGTCTATTTTTTCCAGGATTTCATATGGAGAAAGCCAGATGTTGGATAAGGCCTTTTATGAGGAGGAAGTACGGAGGCTATGCTTGTCCTTTGAGCAGCAGGTATATTTTCTGATTCGGATATGTTATAAGAGTTGCTTCATGCTGTTATTACAAACTTGCTCCTGGAATTTTGGAGCTATTCTCTGTTCATTCATGGTGCTATATTTTTACAAATCTATTCTTGCCTTGCAGTTCCACTATGCTGTTTTCTTCGCTTACATCAGGCTACGCGAGCAGGAGATAAGGAACCTGATGTGGATCTCTGAATGTGTCGCTCAAAACCAGAAGTCCCGGGTCCACGATAGTGTCGTGTTCATCTTCTGAGCACCCCCACGGCACAATATATGTTGTACAAAATGCCCGCTTTGATGATGGCACAATCAATTGCACCCATTATAAACCTGGGACTTATTATTATGCCCATTCCCTCTCGTTCGATGCGGCAGAAAGAGGCCAGACCTGGAGTCAATGTATTATTTGTTTTGTAGTAAAAAATAAAGGCGTGGTTATCTGGTACACCGAATAAAATCTTGTCTATTCGTTAGAATAAGTGAAATCTTGTGTATTTTGGGACAGAGTTACACTGGCAATGTGCAGTTTGCTTTCAATCTTCTGTCATTCGTTTCTGTAAACTTTTATACTTCATATGCCTGGATGCTATTTTTATGGTTCTATGCAGCTGCACTCGGGTCACGTTGCTGGATGGATTAGTGCCGAGTTCTCGTCTGACCTCTAAACTAATGCATGACTTTATTAGTATATTTGTTTATTAGTATAAGCTTTATTAGTGTACACCATTCTTGTTGGTTTGAAAATGATAACGGTATAAGCTTTATTAGTATATTTGTTTTTGAAAAGTAGTTGATTTTGAATGTATAACTAAATATTTTGTACATGAAACTTATTGCATATGAGATAATAAACGTGCACACATAGCATGTTTGGAAAATTTTAAATATAACAGTTATCAGTTATCATGTGTATTACAAATCGTATAGTAATGATTGCATCGCAACAATGCAAACAACAACTTCATATTAGTTATATATATGTTAAATCGACCAACTTTTTTGTCCTTACACAAGCAAATGTATCAACACAACTTATATCATTTTTATTTTTCCAAACCAATAAAGAATCATATTTAAGTTGGTGAAATAAAAAAATCC
Protein-coding sequences here:
- the LOC112895260 gene encoding probable V-type proton ATPase subunit d translates to MYGWEMLSFNIHDGFLEAIVRGNRSGLLTAADYNNLCQCETLDDIKMHLTATEYGPYLQNEPSPLHTTTIVEKCTLKLVDEYKHMLCQATEPLSTFLQYITYGHMIDNVVLIVTGTLHERDVNELLEKCHPLGMFDSIASLAVAQNMRELYRLVLVDTPLAPYFSECITSEDLDDMNIEIMRNTLYKAYLEDFYKFCQKLGGATAEIMCDLLSFEADRRAVNITINSIGTELTRDDRRKLYSNFGLLYPYGHEELAVCEDVDQVRGAMEKYPPYQSIFSRISYGESQMLDKAFYEEEVRRLCLSFEQQFHYAVFFAYIRLREQEIRNLMWISECVAQNQKSRVHDSVVFIF